One window of Deltaproteobacteria bacterium genomic DNA carries:
- a CDS encoding acetolactate synthase large subunit, whose product MKAAELLVRCLKNEGVQYIFGVPGEEIMDLLDAFRDSSLTFIPTRHEQGAAFMADVYGRLSGKAGVCLSTLGPGATNLITGVADATMDHSPVVALTGQVGLSYMHKESHQCLDLESLFRPITKWSAQITKAETVPEAIRKAFTIAQAEKPGATHLTLPEDIARSDVAGAPLRECRSALPAVPFTGHVERAAQLIASARFPMLIAGNGVVRGKASEALVRLAEALKIPVATTFMAKGTIPSAHPLALGVIGLPGPDEVSWRLECADVVIAVGYDLVEYAPTRWNPQRNKKVIHLDCTPAEVDAAYTVAVEVMGDLSASLSALMVRSMPGHEGLLWTQGGGRRVALEGGEEHSFPIKPRHLLREVRRAIPGGGILISDVGAHKLWIARCYPCEQPNTCIISNGFASMGIALPGAIAAKLLFPHKKVVAVTGDGGFLMNSQELETAVRLELSMVTVICNDGSYGLIGWKQQARFGRETFVKFGNPDFVQYAESFGAKGYRVESVRDLPDILHEAFAASGPVVIDCPVDYAENLTLPTPLGKVDYGEPYNLWNLSPLATPHAS is encoded by the coding sequence GTGAAGGCTGCTGAATTATTGGTGCGATGTCTGAAAAATGAAGGAGTACAGTATATCTTTGGCGTCCCCGGTGAGGAGATCATGGATCTGCTCGACGCCTTCCGCGATTCCTCCCTCACGTTCATTCCTACCCGTCATGAACAGGGAGCTGCATTTATGGCCGATGTCTATGGACGGCTGAGCGGCAAGGCCGGAGTCTGCCTGTCCACACTCGGTCCAGGTGCGACGAATCTCATTACCGGTGTCGCCGACGCCACCATGGACCATAGTCCGGTCGTGGCGCTCACGGGACAGGTGGGGTTGAGTTATATGCATAAGGAGTCCCATCAATGTCTGGACCTTGAATCCCTCTTTCGTCCCATCACCAAGTGGAGTGCACAGATTACCAAAGCCGAAACGGTCCCCGAGGCGATACGGAAAGCCTTTACCATTGCACAAGCGGAAAAACCTGGAGCCACGCACCTCACTCTCCCGGAAGACATTGCCAGGAGCGACGTCGCGGGAGCGCCACTGCGGGAATGCCGGTCTGCACTCCCGGCAGTGCCCTTTACCGGTCACGTGGAGCGGGCGGCACAGCTGATTGCCAGCGCACGCTTCCCCATGCTTATCGCGGGCAATGGGGTAGTGCGGGGCAAGGCAAGCGAGGCGTTGGTGCGCTTGGCTGAGGCCCTGAAGATCCCGGTCGCCACGACCTTTATGGCCAAGGGGACGATTCCCTCTGCTCACCCATTGGCGCTGGGCGTGATCGGTCTGCCCGGTCCGGATGAAGTGTCCTGGCGGTTGGAGTGCGCGGACGTAGTGATCGCGGTCGGCTACGATCTGGTCGAATATGCGCCGACGCGCTGGAATCCCCAGCGGAACAAAAAGGTCATCCATCTGGATTGTACTCCCGCTGAAGTGGATGCCGCCTACACTGTGGCGGTCGAGGTGATGGGTGATCTCAGTGCGTCGTTGTCTGCACTGATGGTACGGTCCATGCCCGGCCATGAAGGGCTCCTGTGGACACAGGGAGGGGGTCGGAGAGTGGCGCTTGAGGGAGGCGAGGAGCACAGCTTTCCGATCAAGCCCAGACATTTGCTCCGGGAGGTACGCAGGGCCATACCAGGCGGAGGCATTCTGATCTCGGATGTCGGCGCCCATAAGCTGTGGATTGCGCGCTGCTATCCGTGTGAGCAGCCGAATACCTGTATTATCTCGAATGGGTTTGCCTCCATGGGTATTGCCCTGCCTGGAGCGATAGCGGCGAAGCTCCTTTTTCCGCACAAAAAAGTGGTGGCGGTCACCGGCGATGGCGGCTTTCTTATGAATTCGCAGGAGCTGGAGACCGCCGTGCGATTGGAGCTTTCCATGGTGACCGTCATTTGCAACGACGGGAGCTACGGCCTAATTGGGTGGAAACAACAAGCACGGTTTGGCCGTGAGACGTTTGTGAAATTTGGCAACCCTGACTTCGTCCAGTATGCCGAGAGCTTCGGGGCCAAGGGGTATCGTGTAGAATCCGTGCGGGATCTCCCCGACATCTTGCATGAGGCATTCGCCGCGAGCGGTCCGGTCGTGATCGACTGTCCGGTGGATTATGCAGAAAATCTCACACTGCCTACACCGCTCGGGAAGGTAGATTATGGTGAACCGTACAATCTGTGGAATCTATCCCCCTTGGCTACGCCGCACGCTTCGTAG
- a CDS encoding nuclear transport factor 2 family protein produces MDNAELAQQITILQDIEAIKKLKAEYCDICDDDHNQDRIVAIFAEDGIWEGKGIGRAQGPEEIRKLFKSFEERISFSQHNVFNPRIEVNGNEAHAHWYFLGPFTFRKGNRQLWLAARYEDDYVKINGTWKFKHLRAFGRMAAPYEEGWASKAKVDVFTN; encoded by the coding sequence ATGGATAACGCGGAACTCGCACAACAGATCACTATCCTGCAGGATATCGAGGCGATCAAGAAGCTCAAAGCCGAATACTGCGATATTTGCGATGACGACCACAATCAGGACCGGATTGTGGCGATTTTCGCGGAGGATGGCATTTGGGAAGGGAAGGGGATCGGGCGCGCGCAGGGGCCGGAGGAGATTCGCAAGCTGTTCAAGAGCTTCGAAGAGCGGATCAGTTTCTCACAGCACAATGTCTTTAACCCGCGCATCGAGGTGAACGGCAACGAGGCGCACGCACACTGGTATTTTCTCGGGCCGTTTACCTTCCGCAAAGGCAACCGCCAACTCTGGCTCGCGGCTCGCTACGAAGACGACTATGTCAAAATTAACGGCACCTGGAAATTCAAACACCTGCGCGCGTTCGGCCGGATGGCTGCGCCGTACGAAGAGGGCTGGGCCTCCAAAGCCAAAGTGGATGTGTTCACGAATTAG
- a CDS encoding amidohydrolase family protein produces the protein MGTTESQPGTSSAKKKYFVVSADCHVHEPLDLWERRIEPKFRHRIPRLETDENGKRWLMVEGMRRTRVRDVAFEGEDLERAQSGRADLAARVRDLERDGVDAEVIYPNRGLMMWASPDAAHQTAMCKVWNDWAIEAFAPQRHRCAPAATIAPKNIETAIAEVQRVAKMEYRTLFLPVQVPEQPYNSAVYHPLWAAIQDTGLPISFHIGTGKDPRTASGDGGAVINYVWHAVAPAIEPIVQFCASGVCERFPKLRFGTVEAGIGWLAWTLAAMDEGYTKHHFWVSPKLPMLPSDYFRRQGYATFQEDQIGLETRKWIGIDNLLWGDDYPHHEGTWPRSSEVIERTMHDLTEDERRKVLGLNAAKLYGFTVPAEDA, from the coding sequence ATGGGCACTACTGAAAGCCAGCCAGGAACGAGTTCCGCCAAGAAGAAGTATTTTGTCGTGTCGGCAGATTGCCATGTGCACGAACCCCTGGATCTGTGGGAACGGCGGATCGAACCGAAGTTTCGCCATCGCATCCCGCGCCTCGAAACCGACGAGAACGGGAAACGCTGGCTGATGGTCGAAGGGATGCGCCGCACCCGCGTGCGCGATGTCGCCTTCGAGGGAGAAGATCTCGAACGCGCCCAAAGCGGACGAGCGGATCTTGCCGCCCGCGTGCGCGATCTGGAGCGTGACGGGGTCGATGCCGAAGTCATTTATCCGAATCGTGGGTTAATGATGTGGGCCTCGCCTGATGCTGCGCACCAGACCGCGATGTGCAAGGTCTGGAACGATTGGGCGATCGAGGCGTTTGCGCCGCAGCGCCACCGCTGTGCGCCAGCGGCGACGATCGCGCCGAAGAATATCGAGACTGCCATCGCGGAAGTCCAACGAGTAGCCAAGATGGAGTACCGCACGCTGTTCCTGCCTGTGCAGGTCCCAGAGCAACCTTACAACTCGGCAGTGTACCATCCCCTGTGGGCGGCGATTCAAGACACCGGGCTACCGATCAGTTTTCATATCGGGACGGGCAAAGACCCGCGGACAGCGAGCGGAGACGGCGGGGCGGTGATCAATTACGTCTGGCACGCAGTGGCTCCGGCGATCGAACCGATCGTACAATTCTGCGCCTCCGGGGTGTGCGAACGATTCCCCAAGTTGAGGTTTGGGACAGTTGAGGCAGGTATTGGCTGGTTGGCCTGGACGTTAGCGGCAATGGATGAAGGGTATACCAAACATCACTTTTGGGTGTCGCCGAAGTTGCCAATGTTGCCGAGCGACTATTTCCGCCGCCAGGGGTATGCCACCTTTCAAGAGGACCAGATTGGGTTGGAGACGCGCAAGTGGATTGGCATCGATAACCTCCTCTGGGGTGACGATTATCCGCATCACGAAGGGACCTGGCCCAGATCGTCGGAAGTCATTGAGCGCACGATGCACGATCTTACGGAAGACGAGCGACGCAAGGTACTGGGGCTGAATGCGGCGAAACTCTATGGATTTACCGTCCCAGCGGAGGACGCCTGA
- a CDS encoding helix-turn-helix domain-containing protein, with the protein MNTKPKKRKPTTDAVEILHRRYFEGKPEMLAMLEEARVEDEIARKIYTLRTKAGLTQRALAKLVGTSASAICRLEDADYEGHSMAMLKRIAEALHKRVEIRFVPLKHPRPLIAEDRHARL; encoded by the coding sequence ATGAACACTAAACCGAAGAAACGAAAACCCACCACAGACGCGGTGGAAATCCTGCATCGGCGCTATTTTGAGGGCAAGCCTGAGATGCTGGCCATGCTGGAAGAAGCACGAGTAGAAGACGAGATTGCCCGGAAAATTTATACCTTGCGCACCAAGGCCGGCCTGACCCAACGCGCGTTGGCCAAACTGGTGGGCACGTCGGCTTCCGCTATTTGCCGCCTCGAAGACGCCGACTACGAAGGGCATTCCATGGCGATGCTAAAACGTATTGCCGAAGCCCTGCACAAGCGAGTGGAAATCCGCTTCGTTCCGCTCAAACATCCCAGACCCCTGATTGCGGAAGACAGGCACGCCCGCCTTTAG
- a CDS encoding type II toxin-antitoxin system RelE/ParE family toxin, which yields MEDAEDTGGFYQEDNGEVPLLDWLAEIPKKALVKCRLKIARLHELGHELHRLEADYLRDEIYELRVSLQGLHYRLLYFFHGSVAAVVSHGLVKEQKVPPKDIELARKRKTRFEQNPRQHTYEEPA from the coding sequence GTGGAGGATGCCGAGGATACGGGTGGTTTTTACCAGGAGGACAATGGCGAAGTGCCGCTCCTGGACTGGCTGGCCGAAATTCCGAAGAAGGCCCTGGTCAAATGCCGCCTGAAAATCGCTAGGCTGCACGAACTCGGCCATGAACTACACCGCCTGGAAGCCGACTACCTCCGGGATGAGATTTACGAGCTGCGGGTCAGTCTCCAGGGTCTCCATTACCGCCTGCTCTACTTCTTTCACGGGAGCGTGGCGGCAGTGGTGTCGCACGGCTTGGTCAAAGAACAGAAAGTGCCCCCGAAAGATATTGAGTTGGCGCGGAAGAGAAAGACCCGATTCGAGCAAAATCCCAGGCAGCATACCTACGAGGAACCCGCATGA
- a CDS encoding arylsulfatase codes for MANTRKQQLMFTLVVLIGLTTLGATVVRAQDVLPQPPQPFKGKIGRTVKDSTPDFPKEISAPPGAPNILLIMTDDVGFAASSPFGGPIPTPTFDRLAANGLRYTQFHTTALCSPTRSALITGRNHHSNASGVVMELGSGYPGYHTLMPKSSGSIAEVLKQHGYNTSWYGKNHNVPDWHTSQAGPFDLWPTGLGFEYFYGFLGGDTNQWHSTIYENTRPVTAEEQRGDHPVHFDRLMADHAIAWLRMQHGVAPNKPFFAYYAPGTSHAPHHAPKEWIAKFKGQFDQGWDQLREETYARQKQIGIIPDDAKLTPRPQEIPAWESLSTDQRRLYARMMEVYAGALAHCDYQIGRVIQAIEQMGQLDNTLIIFIQGDNGASAEGTLQGLSNELGIIANGVPESPDYLLSVIDELGGPMTYNHYPVGWAYALDTPFQWTKQVASHFGGTRNGLVIAWPKRIKDKGSIRTQFHHVIDIVPTILETTGIQFPKMLNGVAQKPIEGVSMAYSFENASAPSVHQTQYFEMLGNRAIYHDGWVAATTPLRLPWIFSTNTDPDAFQWELYRVSEDFSEAENLAARNPAKLKELQGVFDREAKKYNVYPLDASLAERLDPASRPNLTRGREVFTYYPGTVRIPEATAPNIRNKSYSVTAEVEIPDGGASGVLVTQGGRFGGWGLLVLDGKPMFVHAFSNQEQHKYRVAANQKLSPGKHTVRFDFTYDGGGIGKGGTGTLLVDGQQVAQGRIERTIRFRFALDETFDVGEDTGTPVIEEYAAQLPFKFTGTLEKLTIDLAPQNLSAKDQKEIEESATAVKAAE; via the coding sequence ATGGCAAACACACGCAAGCAACAACTCATGTTCACACTGGTGGTGCTCATCGGTTTGACGACGCTCGGTGCCACCGTCGTCCGCGCCCAAGACGTGCTTCCGCAACCTCCTCAGCCGTTCAAGGGGAAGATCGGCCGTACAGTCAAGGATTCTACACCTGACTTCCCCAAGGAGATCTCGGCTCCCCCAGGGGCTCCGAACATCTTGCTGATCATGACGGACGACGTCGGGTTCGCCGCTAGCAGTCCATTTGGCGGACCGATTCCAACGCCCACGTTCGATCGCCTGGCGGCCAACGGCCTGCGCTACACGCAGTTCCACACTACCGCGCTGTGCTCGCCCACGCGGTCGGCGCTGATCACTGGCCGCAACCACCACAGCAACGCGTCCGGTGTTGTCATGGAGCTCGGCTCAGGCTATCCCGGCTATCATACGTTGATGCCGAAGAGCAGCGGCTCCATCGCCGAGGTGCTGAAGCAGCATGGGTACAACACTTCCTGGTACGGCAAGAACCACAATGTCCCTGACTGGCACACCAGCCAGGCCGGGCCGTTCGATCTCTGGCCCACGGGTCTCGGTTTCGAGTACTTCTACGGCTTCCTTGGTGGTGATACGAACCAGTGGCATTCGACGATCTACGAGAACACGCGCCCAGTCACGGCCGAAGAACAACGCGGCGACCACCCGGTGCACTTCGATCGGCTCATGGCCGACCATGCCATCGCCTGGCTGCGCATGCAGCACGGTGTGGCGCCTAACAAACCGTTTTTTGCGTACTACGCCCCGGGCACGAGTCACGCCCCCCATCACGCGCCCAAGGAGTGGATCGCCAAGTTTAAGGGCCAATTTGATCAAGGGTGGGACCAGCTGCGTGAGGAAACCTATGCTCGACAAAAGCAGATAGGCATTATTCCAGATGACGCCAAGCTGACGCCGCGACCGCAAGAGATTCCGGCGTGGGAGAGCCTGAGCACCGATCAAAGGCGGCTCTATGCGCGCATGATGGAAGTGTATGCCGGCGCGCTGGCGCACTGCGACTATCAGATCGGTCGGGTGATTCAGGCCATCGAGCAAATGGGCCAGCTGGACAACACACTGATCATCTTCATCCAGGGTGACAACGGCGCTAGCGCCGAAGGCACCTTGCAAGGCCTATCGAACGAATTGGGCATCATCGCCAACGGTGTCCCGGAAAGCCCCGACTACCTGCTGTCCGTCATAGACGAACTCGGCGGACCCATGACCTACAACCACTACCCGGTCGGCTGGGCGTACGCGCTGGACACGCCGTTCCAGTGGACGAAGCAGGTCGCCTCGCACTTCGGCGGCACGCGCAACGGCTTGGTGATCGCGTGGCCCAAGCGGATCAAAGACAAGGGAAGCATCCGCACTCAATTCCACCATGTGATCGACATCGTACCGACGATTTTGGAAACCACCGGCATCCAGTTCCCGAAGATGCTCAACGGGGTGGCGCAAAAGCCGATCGAGGGAGTGAGCATGGCGTACAGCTTCGAGAACGCCTCAGCGCCGTCCGTGCACCAGACGCAGTACTTCGAGATGCTGGGCAACCGCGCCATCTATCACGACGGCTGGGTGGCGGCCACGACGCCGCTACGCTTGCCGTGGATATTCAGTACGAACACGGACCCGGACGCTTTCCAGTGGGAGCTCTACCGTGTCTCGGAAGATTTTTCCGAGGCGGAAAACTTGGCGGCGCGGAACCCTGCAAAGCTCAAGGAACTCCAAGGCGTCTTTGACCGCGAAGCGAAGAAGTACAACGTGTATCCGCTTGACGCCTCATTGGCTGAGCGGTTAGATCCGGCAAGTCGACCCAATCTCACCCGTGGACGCGAGGTGTTTACCTACTATCCAGGCACGGTCCGTATTCCCGAGGCCACCGCGCCAAACATCAGGAACAAGTCGTACAGTGTGACGGCGGAAGTCGAAATCCCTGACGGCGGCGCAAGCGGGGTGCTAGTGACCCAGGGCGGGCGCTTCGGAGGCTGGGGGCTGCTGGTGCTGGATGGCAAGCCGATGTTCGTGCATGCGTTCTCGAATCAAGAGCAACACAAATACCGGGTCGCCGCGAACCAAAAACTCAGCCCTGGCAAACACACTGTCCGCTTCGACTTCACGTACGACGGTGGCGGCATCGGCAAGGGCGGGACCGGCACGTTGCTGGTGGACGGGCAGCAAGTCGCCCAAGGCCGCATTGAGCGCACCATCCGCTTCAGGTTTGCGCTCGACGAGACCTTCGACGTGGGTGAGGACACCGGCACGCCGGTGATCGAGGAGTACGCGGCGCAGTTGCCGTTCAAGTTCACTGGTACGCTGGAGAAGCTCACCATCGACCTCGCGCCCCAGAACCTGTCTGCCAAGGACCAAAAGGAGATCGAGGAAAGCGCGACGGCGGTGAAGGCTGCGGAATAG